A window of Kocuria sp. TGY1127_2 genomic DNA:
GCCGTTCCAGTAGGCCTGTATGGAACGCTCGGTCATGTTGCGGAAAGGCTCGCCCTTTGGTCGCCAACGCCACCATCTCATCCACCAGGGAATGCAGTTCTGGATTGGACGTGCCGGCCAGGCTGGCCACAATCTGCTCGGCCAAGCCACGGTCAAGAGCTTGGCGAACCTCTACAACATCCCTCAGGGCACGCAGGTCGTCTCCCGGACTCAGTACACCGCGGAAAACGAGGGTTTCCACGAGAGCATCCAGAGACATCTCCCCGACATAGGTGCCATGGCCGCGTCTGATAACGACGATGTCCAGGGTCGACAGCGTGCGAATGGCCTCCCGCACGCTGGATCGAGAGACACCAAGGTACTCGCACAACTCATTTTCCGTAGGCAGAAGGTCCCCTGGCTGAAGACCTTCGGCCAGGATGAAGTCCTTGATCCGGTCCGCTGCCGTTACCTTCCGTGCGCCGCTTGGAGCAAGCGACGCCTCGGAGGTGAGCGTCGTAAATCTCCGTGGTGGAGCCGTCGACATCGTGGCCTCCTCGAGTTTCTGGTTCAACTTCCACTCTACTCAACATCAGACATCAGACAATGTGGCCTGACTTGTCCGACGGGCCGATGGTTTCAATGATTTCGGGCCCGGCTCCGACCGGCGTCGGGCTTTCCGGCCAGGCACCGCATGGAAACAAACATCTCGCGCGGTGCGTATTTGAGCACAATGCGCACAAGGTGCTCAATGAGCAGAACGCGATCAGTGAGCACAAGCGCGCACCACCTTCCCAGGTTTCCCTAAGGTGTATTCCGCATCACAACATACTTCGAAGGAGAAGCCCGTGATCGTCCTTCTCGGATTCGTCATGATTCTGGTCTTCATGGCCCTCATCATGACCAAGAAACTTTCGCCGGTTCTGGCGCTCATTCTCATCCCGACCATCTTCGGCCTCTTCGCCGGAGCTGGGCTGGGCATCGGCGACATGGTCATGGATGCCATTGAGTCCATGTCCTCGACGGCCGCGCTGCTGCTCTTCGCGATCATCTACTTCGGCATCATGATCGACGTCGGGCTATTCGACAAACTCGTCGAATTCATCTTGCGCTTCTGCGGCCACGATCCGGTCAAGGTGGTGCTAGGCACCGCGGTACTGACCGGCGCGGTGTCATTGGACGGTGACGGCTCGACGACGTTCATCGTGGTCACGGCCGCGATGCTGCCGATTTATCAGCGCCTGCAGATGTCCCCGGTGGTTCTGACTTGTACCGCGGGACTGATCAATGGAACGTTGAACATCGTTCCGTGGGGCGGCCCGACGGCTCGTGCCGCCTCGGCCCTGCACTTGGATGCGAACACGATCTTTGCGCCCATGGTGCCCTCCCTCCTCGTGGGCCTCATCGTTGCTTTCGCCTTCGCATACCTGCTGGGCCGCTCGGAACGTCGTCGACTTCAGAAGAAGGGCGTGGCTTGGGTCGAAGGCGCAGCGAACGACGTCGAAACCCCACAATCCGGCTCTTCCTCACCCCGTCACGACTCCGGCCCGAGCGGCTCCCACTCGACGCCTCGAGACGGAGAGGGCTCGGCCGCACAGGCCACGTCGGGTGGGCCCGCTACCCAGGCCCTGGTGATCAACCAATTCGAAGGCGAAGGACAGGCCGCTTCCACGCTGACCGACACCGCGTTGGACCCGGACCGTTCGACTCTTCGCCCGCGTCTGTTCTGGTTCAACCTGGTTCTGACGGTTGCGATCATGATCCTTCTCATCATGGACGTTCTCCCCCTGCCCTATCTGTTCATGATCGGTACCGTGGTGGCCCTGTTGGTCAACTTCCGTGGCGTCAAGGAACAACAGGAAGAACTCGCATCCCATGCGACCTCGATCATTTCCGTCGTAGCCATGGTCATGGCCGCCGGTGTCCTGACCGGCGTGATGAGCGGTACCGGGATGGTCGACGGTATGGCGGCATGGCTCGTAGACGTCATTCCCTCCTCGATGGGCCCGTACCTGGCCGTCATCACCGGCATCCTGTCGATTCCGATGACGTTCTTCATGAGCAATGACGCTTTCTACTTCGGAATCCTTCCGGTTCTCGCCGAAACCGCGTCTCACTACGGAATCCCTGCCACCGATATGGCCCGTGCCTCGATCACCGGACAGCCGGTCCACCTCCAGTCACCCCTGGTTCCGGCCATCCTGCTGCTCGTTTCGCTCTCCGGCGTCGAACTCGGCGACCACCACAAGAAAGTGCTGTGGCGAGCGCTGGTCGTCTCGCTGGTCATGCTGGCCGTGGGCGTGCTGGTCGGCGTCGTCGCCATCGGCAGCGCCTAGTCGATACCCGGCCCGTCCCAGAAGGAGCACATCATGACGGATCTCTATTCGAAACCTTCCCACTCGATGCCGGAGCCCTCGCTGAGGGTATCGTCCTCGGATGGGATCGACCGCGCACCACGCACCGTCGTCGTGGGGTACCGCACGGATGCGAGCCCGAAGGTCATGCGGGAAGCGATCGCCGCGGCCCACCGCGAAAAGGCGGCGCTTCGCGTGGTGGCGTATGCCACGGACAGCACTACCAGTCCCTCCGCGAGCCGCATCGAAGTCGTCAAGGAAGTTTCCCTGCAGATCATCGAAGCGGGGCTGGAGTTCGAAATTCAGCGCGCGGGGGACGACGTCGCGGATCAGCTCCTCGATCTGGCCGAAGAGCACCACGCCAAGCTGATAGTCCTGGCAACGCGACGCCGCTCCCCGGTCATGAAACTCTTCCTCGGCTCGAGCGCCCAAAGGGTGATCCTCGAGGCGGAGTGTCCGGTACTGACGGTCAAATAGTGCGGCGCGGGACCTGGATCCGGGGCGAGCTGAACGAGCTCTGGGCTCGCGGTGAGCGTTACAGAGTCCACTTCTCCCCGCGATAGGCCGATTCCCAGAACATTTCTTCGAAGCGGGAAGCGTCCAGGAAGACCTCTCGCATGCGTTTCCGGACGACGTCGGTGACCGAGGCCGCTGCTTCCTCCACCAGGCCGATGGCCTTTTGGGTGGCCTCCGCGAAAGCAGGATCGCCGTATTCCTCAACCCATCGGCCATAGGGATGATCCTTCACCGCGGCCGAACGACTCGTCAGTACCCGCCCCACGTCCGCGTAGATCCAGAAGCAGGGCAACACGGCGGCGGCCCCAACCTCGTAGGGCTCGTAAGCACAAGCCGCGAGCAACGTGTACATGTACCCGCGCGTGATCGGCGAGGGTGATTCCGCTCGGGGGCAATCCGCCAGGAGTGGATCGTTCATGAGCTGGGAGTGCAGCACTTTCTCCTCGGCGACCGCGGTGCTGGCGCTACCTGCCCAAAACTCGGCGGCTTCCGCGGTCGGTGCCCTCGAGGACAACACGGCCAGGGCCCGTGAATAGTTGCTCAGATAGAAAGCGTCCTGGCAGATGTATTCCACGAAGATCTCTGGAGCCAGAGTGCCTTCGCCCAGTTGGCGCAGGAACTCCAGACGATTCACTCGCCCCAGAATCCCGGAAGCGTCTTTCCACAGTTGCCTTGTAAATTCTCCGGTGGTCCACACGTCATGATTCTTCGCTGATTGATTCATCGGGTCGCCTTCGCTCATCGGAGGATCTGGGCCAAGTGATTGACGGGGCCATGACCTTGGTCCGGGAACCGCGAGAGTTCCCAACACGCGCCGTCCACAAGTGCCCGGGTCAAGAAGTTCTTGCCATCTCTGGTCGCTGCCATCAGAGCGGCATCGTCGATCCCTCGGTCCCCTGAATCGGCTTGGTGCACGGCCCACCGCGCGGAAAAAGCAGCGATCGCCGAGGAGAGGGTGCACCCGGTTCCGTGAGTGTTGCGCGTTTCCACGCGGGGCGCAGTCAGTTCAATAACAGTCGGTTCGGCTGCCGGAGTCCTCGCCGCACCCTCAACGGGAGACGGCCTCGGAGATATCGCAAGAACATCCACGGCTTCCCCATCTCGTAGGTGCCCTCCCTTGAGGAGGACTGCACGGGGCCCAAGCTCTAGAAGCTCTTCGGCCTGGGAGCGCATATCCTCGAGCGAGTCGGCAACACGGTCGGGACGTCCCAACAACCGAGCACTTTCCGGGAGGTTCGGGGTGATGAGGTCCGCGAGAGGCAAAAGATCCGCGCGGATCGCTGCGTCGGCGTCCTGGCTCAGGAGGGTGTCTCCGCTCGTGGCCACCATGACCGGGTCGAGAATCACGGTCCCGAAGCTCTCGCGCCGCTCGTTCATCAGGCGTGCGAGCAAACGAACCACTCCCCCGGTTCCAAGCATCCCGATCTTGGTGGAATCCACCGGCACATCATCGATGACCGCCTCGACCTGGGAGACCACGAAGTCTTCCGGCACATTGTGCACCCCTCGGACTCCGACCGTGTTTTGGCTGGTCAACGACGTCATACAAGCACACCCATAAGCCCCGATGGCGCTGAAGGTCTTGAGGTCGGCCTGGATTCCGGCTCCACCCGAAGGGTCCGAACCGGCAATGGTCATGGCGACGGGTGGGCGCATCACGAATCACGTCCTCTGTTGAGTGTCATGGTGGCGAGGCTCAGCAATTCGGCCGCCGCCTTTCTGGGGTCCTGGGCGGCAGCGATTGCGGAGACGACGCACAGACCGTCAACGGGCACACCCGCCAATTCAGTGGCTGTGGAGGGATTGATTCCTCCTATGGCTACACTCACGAGCCCTCCGGTTCGGGCTATCTCCGCACATTCGGATACCCCATCGGGCCCCAAGGCCGGGGCGGCGTCGGTTTTGGTAGGAGTGGCCCAGGCCGGGCCAATGCCCAGAACATCCGCTTGGCGTTCGGCCACCGCGGCCCGGACCTCGCCCGGTGTCGATACCGAGAGCCCAACCATGAGGTCGGGTCCGACCGCCGCACGCGCATCCGCCGCGGCGGCGTCGGATTGTCCGACGTGAACATTGAGCCCCAGATCTGCGGCGACGCTGAGTCGATCATTGACGAACAGCTGGGCGGACCTGCCCGAGTCCTGCTCGGCCCGACGCAACTGCTGCTCGCAAGCGCGCGCCAGATCAGCGAAGCGGCCATCCGATAGCTCTTTGTCGCGGACCTGAACTACACCGACGCCGCCCATCACGGCCTCGTACACCACATTCGGTACACGATCGAGACCACCGCACAGCTTCGTATCCGTCACAAAATACAGTGAGAAATCAGTCGCGGGAGGTATCACTGGGCTTCCTCGTGAACCTCGACAAGGCGGCCGATTCCAGCCGGGGAGAGCTCGTAGAGCGAATCGATCCACCGCACGTGGAAGGATCCGGGACCGTCGGCGGTTCGACCCGCCAAGGAGCCGGCGGCACCCACATGGGCGTGGGCCGCCAAAACAGCGTCATGGTCGGCCAGGCCAGCCGCACGGGCGGCACCCAGATACGCCGCGACCGTGGCCCCGAGCGAGCACCCCGTCCCGATGACCAGCGGCATGAATTCGTGACCACTGGTCAGCCACGTGGTCCGGTTCGCAGAGACGACCACATCCCGCTCCCCGGAAATCGCGACGATGCCGCCGGTGCGTTCCGCAAGGAAGCGCGCGGCATCGAGAGCAGTTTCCACAGCATCGGTCGACTCGACCCCACGGCCGCCGCTTCCCTGTCCGGCCAGGGCGACGATCTCGCTGGCGTTGCCACGAATCGCAGTCGGACGTTGAGTGACGAGGTCCCGGGCGAATTCGGTACGTAGGGGAAGGCCTCCGACCGCAACCGGATCTAGAACCCAGGGCACACCCGCAGATCCCGCGGTTTCCACTGCGGCCTGGATCGCCGCGATCTGATCCTCCGAGACCGTCCCGACGTTCACAAGCACCCCGTCGGCCATCCCAGCGAAGATGCGCGCTTCGTCGGGGTGTTCGACCATTGCGGGCGAAGCCCCGACGGCGAGCAGAACGTTGGCCGTGATTTCTTTGACGACCGCGTTGGTCAAGCAATGGACCAGGGGTGACGACCCTCGAACGGCCTCGGCCGATCCGACGATGCCGTCGGGGGCGCGGTGATTTTCCGGTGAATCAGTCATGGTGACGATCCCTTCGCTAGTGCTGGCTAGATCAGGTTCAAAGGGTCTTATCTCAGCCGAACGGGGCACCCCTTGTCACTGTCGGCGCGCCATTGCGCCTCCCATCACTTTAGCTCGTGTCCCGCGAATGAAAACCGCCCCTGAAAGGTCATACAACGCCGCAAGCATGTTTTTCCGACAGTCCGGAGGGTTTATCCACAAGATCTATCCACAGTGTGGAGAACTTACACGAATGTGACTCCACGAAACCCACATCGATTCCCAACAGGTGGGTCCGAGACCGCACCCCACTGCATAAACCTTGTCATTGCAGTGTGTACGTGCAGGTATTTTTCAGTGGTCGCTCCGCATTCCTGGCCCGTACCGTTGCCCACGGACGCCTCACGAACCCCAAACACAGATTTTTATCCCCACCTGTGGATAACTTTTCACACAACACGTGGAGAAATCGCTCGCTGAGGTCACCTCCCTGTGGAAGGTTGTGGATAATTGTGGACAACTTCCTCACGTCGTCCCCGACGCAAGCAGGGCCTGGGGCGACCTGGCATTCGGTCCCCAGAGAGAGCGCTGTGACCGGATTTTTCCCTGTATTCCGCGGCATCCTAGGTCCCCGGAGCGCCTGGCTGCTCGCCCTTCTCCCCTCGTCCGATCAGCATGAACATGCGGAGCCGACCGCGACCGGGCACCGACCGCCAACGCTTTATCCACACAGATGTCCCCAGTCGTGGACAACTTACACTTCTGTAGTTCGAGCAGCTTTTTCACCGATATTCGATTCGAGATCCTGGGGAGAAGCGGCACGTTTCATTTTCCCCAACGCACTCTTAGGACAGATATTCGAGTTGTGCACATCGTTGTGCACACCTGTGGATAACTTTCTCCACCGCCTGTGTGGAATCGCCTGCGCCGACGGCTTCATTGGCACCCCGGCCGCACCCCCGAAAGCAATTCTGTCCAGGCCCCTCGCGCATGGCCGCATTCCATCTGCACATGACCCTGTCCCGAGATCCGTCACAGCACTTACGATCGAGGCATGAGCACATTGAGCGACCAGCTACGCAGCCTGCCTTCCTTCCCCCAGGGCCTCCCTGTCCTCGACCCGGAACGGGTTCCCGAGGATCCAATAGACCTTTTCCTGGACTGGTTCAACGACGCGATCGGCGCGGGAAACCGTCAACCGCACGCGATGACGTTCACGACCATTCAGAATGGAGACACCCCAGTCGGACGCACGCTCATCATCAAAGACATCGACGAGCGAGGGTTCCAGTTCTCAACGCATCAGACCTCGCGCAAGGGGCAACACATCGATCAGAACCCCCGCGCATCAATGATCTTCTTCTGGCGCGAATCAGGCCGGCAGGTCAGGGTCACGGGCAACGTCGTGGCCCTGAGCGACGAGGAATCCCAACGCGATTGGGAGCAACGCCCCA
This region includes:
- a CDS encoding FadR/GntR family transcriptional regulator, whose protein sequence is MSTAPPRRFTTLTSEASLAPSGARKVTAADRIKDFILAEGLQPGDLLPTENELCEYLGVSRSSVREAIRTLSTLDIVVIRRGHGTYVGEMSLDALVETLVFRGVLSPGDDLRALRDVVEVRQALDRGLAEQIVASLAGTSNPELHSLVDEMVALATKGRAFPQHDRAFHTGLLERLENPLVGQLVTAFWDVHTSVVPKLGLSVAADLEQTARAHGLMLEAAQDGDVEAFRAAIVSHYDPIERALDAKTA
- a CDS encoding CitMHS family transporter, which gives rise to MIVLLGFVMILVFMALIMTKKLSPVLALILIPTIFGLFAGAGLGIGDMVMDAIESMSSTAALLLFAIIYFGIMIDVGLFDKLVEFILRFCGHDPVKVVLGTAVLTGAVSLDGDGSTTFIVVTAAMLPIYQRLQMSPVVLTCTAGLINGTLNIVPWGGPTARAASALHLDANTIFAPMVPSLLVGLIVAFAFAYLLGRSERRRLQKKGVAWVEGAANDVETPQSGSSSPRHDSGPSGSHSTPRDGEGSAAQATSGGPATQALVINQFEGEGQAASTLTDTALDPDRSTLRPRLFWFNLVLTVAIMILLIMDVLPLPYLFMIGTVVALLVNFRGVKEQQEELASHATSIISVVAMVMAAGVLTGVMSGTGMVDGMAAWLVDVIPSSMGPYLAVITGILSIPMTFFMSNDAFYFGILPVLAETASHYGIPATDMARASITGQPVHLQSPLVPAILLLVSLSGVELGDHHKKVLWRALVVSLVMLAVGVLVGVVAIGSA
- a CDS encoding universal stress protein is translated as MTDLYSKPSHSMPEPSLRVSSSDGIDRAPRTVVVGYRTDASPKVMREAIAAAHREKAALRVVAYATDSTTSPSASRIEVVKEVSLQIIEAGLEFEIQRAGDDVADQLLDLAEEHHAKLIVLATRRRSPVMKLFLGSSAQRVILEAECPVLTVK
- a CDS encoding TenA family protein, with the translated sequence MNQSAKNHDVWTTGEFTRQLWKDASGILGRVNRLEFLRQLGEGTLAPEIFVEYICQDAFYLSNYSRALAVLSSRAPTAEAAEFWAGSASTAVAEEKVLHSQLMNDPLLADCPRAESPSPITRGYMYTLLAACAYEPYEVGAAAVLPCFWIYADVGRVLTSRSAAVKDHPYGRWVEEYGDPAFAEATQKAIGLVEEAAASVTDVVRKRMREVFLDASRFEEMFWESAYRGEKWTL
- the thiD gene encoding bifunctional hydroxymethylpyrimidine kinase/phosphomethylpyrimidine kinase, with product MRPPVAMTIAGSDPSGGAGIQADLKTFSAIGAYGCACMTSLTSQNTVGVRGVHNVPEDFVVSQVEAVIDDVPVDSTKIGMLGTGGVVRLLARLMNERRESFGTVILDPVMVATSGDTLLSQDADAAIRADLLPLADLITPNLPESARLLGRPDRVADSLEDMRSQAEELLELGPRAVLLKGGHLRDGEAVDVLAISPRPSPVEGAARTPAAEPTVIELTAPRVETRNTHGTGCTLSSAIAAFSARWAVHQADSGDRGIDDAALMAATRDGKNFLTRALVDGACWELSRFPDQGHGPVNHLAQILR
- the thiE gene encoding thiamine phosphate synthase translates to MTDTKLCGGLDRVPNVVYEAVMGGVGVVQVRDKELSDGRFADLARACEQQLRRAEQDSGRSAQLFVNDRLSVAADLGLNVHVGQSDAAAADARAAVGPDLMVGLSVSTPGEVRAAVAERQADVLGIGPAWATPTKTDAAPALGPDGVSECAEIARTGGLVSVAIGGINPSTATELAGVPVDGLCVVSAIAAAQDPRKAAAELLSLATMTLNRGRDS
- the thiM gene encoding hydroxyethylthiazole kinase, giving the protein MTDSPENHRAPDGIVGSAEAVRGSSPLVHCLTNAVVKEITANVLLAVGASPAMVEHPDEARIFAGMADGVLVNVGTVSEDQIAAIQAAVETAGSAGVPWVLDPVAVGGLPLRTEFARDLVTQRPTAIRGNASEIVALAGQGSGGRGVESTDAVETALDAARFLAERTGGIVAISGERDVVVSANRTTWLTSGHEFMPLVIGTGCSLGATVAAYLGAARAAGLADHDAVLAAHAHVGAAGSLAGRTADGPGSFHVRWIDSLYELSPAGIGRLVEVHEEAQ
- a CDS encoding pyridoxal 5'-phosphate synthase, which translates into the protein MSTLSDQLRSLPSFPQGLPVLDPERVPEDPIDLFLDWFNDAIGAGNRQPHAMTFTTIQNGDTPVGRTLIIKDIDERGFQFSTHQTSRKGQHIDQNPRASMIFFWRESGRQVRVTGNVVALSDEESQRDWEQRPSYTGEPNPDWRLYSLAPTEYEFMQAREDRNHSRVEYIRDGSGWVNHRVTTPAG